A window of the Actinomycetota bacterium genome harbors these coding sequences:
- the hisC gene encoding histidinol-phosphate transaminase yields the protein MSRPRPDPRPEIAALRPYRPSAQVPPVRLHANESPLPPPKDVLDEVLDAIAGIELNRYPDPEALELRYELAAYTGLERDWIWTGTGSNEILLNACLAYGGAGRTALLFAPTYAMHRLQATVAGMRIETVPRRDNFLLDLEASLEAIDRLRPEIVFVCTPDNPTGAITFPEDIAALAHAAPGLVVVDEAYYEFAGVTFTDHLQEFGNVIVVRTLSKAFGLAGARIGYALAQPDTLAPLLAVRMPYGLSALAQVTGVTVLRHRERLLENVQLLVTERDRLIAELESMDGITAYPSLANFVLFRAPDADAVVSGLAARGIAVRDMTHIEGGDGCVRVTAGMPEQNDAFLAGLRELV from the coding sequence GTGAGCCGGCCCCGTCCGGACCCCCGGCCCGAGATCGCCGCCCTGCGCCCGTACCGCCCGTCAGCGCAGGTGCCGCCGGTCCGGCTCCACGCGAACGAGAGCCCGCTCCCGCCCCCGAAGGACGTTCTGGACGAGGTCCTCGACGCCATCGCCGGGATCGAGCTCAACCGCTACCCCGACCCGGAGGCGCTCGAGCTGCGCTACGAGCTCGCCGCCTACACGGGCCTGGAGCGCGACTGGATCTGGACCGGCACCGGCTCCAACGAGATCCTCCTCAACGCGTGCCTCGCCTACGGAGGGGCCGGACGGACCGCGCTGCTCTTCGCTCCCACGTACGCGATGCACCGGCTGCAGGCGACCGTGGCCGGGATGAGGATCGAGACGGTCCCGCGTCGGGACAACTTCCTCCTCGATCTGGAGGCGTCGCTCGAGGCGATCGACCGGCTCCGTCCGGAGATCGTGTTCGTCTGCACGCCGGACAACCCGACGGGAGCCATCACCTTCCCGGAGGACATCGCTGCCCTCGCCCACGCCGCACCCGGGCTCGTCGTGGTGGACGAGGCGTACTACGAGTTCGCCGGCGTCACGTTCACCGACCACCTGCAGGAGTTCGGGAACGTGATCGTCGTCCGGACCCTCTCGAAGGCGTTCGGACTCGCGGGAGCCCGGATCGGGTATGCCCTGGCGCAGCCGGACACGCTGGCGCCGCTGCTCGCGGTCCGGATGCCGTACGGCCTGTCCGCCCTGGCCCAGGTCACGGGGGTCACCGTCCTGCGCCACCGGGAGAGGCTGCTCGAGAACGTCCAGCTGCTCGTCACCGAGAGGGACCGGCTCATCGCCGAGCTCGAGTCGATGGACGGCATCACCGCTTACCCCAGCCTGGCCAACTTCGTGCTGTTCCGGGCTCCCGATGCCGACGCCGTCGTCTCCGGCCTCGCCGCGCGCGGGATCGCCGTCCGGGACATGACCCATATCGAGGGAGGCGACGGGTGCGTCCGCGTCACCGCCGGGATGCCCGAGCAGAACGACGCGTTCCTGGCTGGGCTGCGGGAGCTCGTC